The following DNA comes from Acidobacteriota bacterium.
GCAACAGCGGGCGCAATTCGCTATAAGACCAATGCGCGGGCTGCGTCAGCGTGACGGGTTCGGGTGTAACCAGTTGCGCCAGCGCTTCCCACAGTGGCGCAGCGTTTTTCTGAGCGAGCCGCGCATAGAATTCGCGCATCGCTGCCGAGGCATCCGGCGCGGCATAAAATGGTTTGGTCATCAATCCCTTCCCTCGCCTCAAGCCGCGCGCACAGCAACGTTCATGGTGCCGATGCGTTCAATCGTAGCGACCAGTTGATCGCCGGGCGCGATGGGCCCGATGCCTTCGGGCGTGCCGGTGTAAAGCAGATCGCCGGGGTAGAGCGTGTAAAACGACGACGCCAGCGCAATCAATTCCGGCACATTCAGAATCAGGTGTTTCGTGTTCGAGGCTTGCCGCATTGCGCCGTTCACGGCAAGCGTCAGGTCTAAATTCCCCGGCTCGGCAATCTCATCGGCAGTCACCAGCCACGGCCCCAGCACGGCATAGGAGTCCACCGATTTGCGGAAGCTGCGGTCTTCCGAACCGCGCAGCGTGATGTCGAGGCCAATCGCATAACCCGCGACGTAATCCAACGCTTCATGCGCGGCAACGTGGTTGGCCTGCTTGCCGATGATGGCGACCAATTCGACTTCGTGATCGTTGCGGCGGTCGAGGTGGCGCAACTGAATGCCTGCGCCCGCGCCGACGAGCGCGCTGGTGGCCTTGAGAAACAAACCCGCGCTATGAATGGTGATCGTGTGCGCCACGTTGCCATGATGCACGCCCGCGTCATCTTTCACCTCATTCAGATGCTTTTGATAATTCACGGGCGCGGCGACGATCTTGCCGGGATTGGCGACCGGGCTGAGCAGCGGCAATCCGGCCAGCGGCAAT
Coding sequences within:
- a CDS encoding fumarylacetoacetate hydrolase family protein; this encodes MKICRFGANRLGLVEGAQVRDVSAALEVLPSYQYPWPQGDPLLLHWEAVVARARALAAAAPVLPLAGLPLLSPVANPGKIVAAPVNYQKHLNEVKDDAGVHHGNVAHTITIHSAGLFLKATSALVGAGAGIQLRHLDRRNDHEVELVAIIGKQANHVAAHEALDYVAGYAIGLDITLRGSEDRSFRKSVDSYAVLGPWLVTADEIAEPGNLDLTLAVNGAMRQASNTKHLILNVPELIALASSFYTLYPGDLLYTGTPEGIGPIAPGDQLVATIERIGTMNVAVRAA